The window CCGGTAGTGTTATCGCTTTTTCGAGTGGAAATTCAATACACTGCTTTTGGATTCTCCTGATCACATCAGTCCTCTACACTATAAGCATACATTACTTTTGCAGAAAATTGGTGTAAAAAAAAGAGCCTCTTTTTACAGAGACTCTTTTTCAATAATTTAAACGATCTTATCGTATCGTCACCATCTCACGAATTTTTGGAAGTGGCCAACATTCGTCATCAACAATCAATTCCAGTTTATCGACATGGTAACGGATCGTATCGAAATAGGCTTTGACCTTATCACAATAAGCAATGGCTCTTGAACGCACATTCTCGATCGCATTCGCTTTCTTTCTGGCCTCTACCATTTCGTCGACGTTCTTTTTAATGATGGTGAGATGAGCAGATATCTCACGAATCAATTCCAATTGGGTGGTATAAGTATCCTTCGGTAAACCGATATCTTTCATACCTTCCACATTCTGCACGAGGAGATGCTGGTACTTAATTGCAGCAGGGATGATATGATTACTGGCCAGATGTCCCATCACACGGGATTCGATCTGTATTTTCTTGATATACGTCTCGAGCATGATCTCGTGTCTTGCTTCGTTCTCACGATGACTGAAGATGCCATTTCGCTCAAAGAGATCCATTGATTTTTTCGTCACAAAAGCATCGAGAGCAGGAGGTGTTGTGGTCACATTGCTCAAGCCACGCTTCTTCGCTTCCTTCTTCCATTCTTCACCGTAACCATTGCCTTCAAAACGTATCGCCTTTGTATCCACAATATATTTACGCAATACTTTCAGAACTGCCTCGTCGGTTTTAATTCCTTTCTTCGCGATGGCCTCTACTTCCGCGTGGAACTTCTTCAACTGATCGGCTACGATGGTATTCAAAATCGTCATCGGATGTGCTGAATTCGCAGAAGAACCTACCGCGCGAAACTCGAATTTATTTCCTGTAAAAGCAAACGGTGATGTACGGTTACGATCTGTATTATCGAGGAGAATTTCCGGAATTTTACCGATGTTTAATTTTAACGCAGTCTTCTGCTCCGGTGTCATCTTCTTCTCGTTGACTGATTTCTCAATTTCATCCAAAACGGAGGAGAGCTGTCGTCCGAGGAAGATGGACATGATAGCCGGAGGAGCTTCATTGGCACCGAGGCGATGATCATTACTGGCTGTAGCTATAGAAGCACGCAGGAGGTCCGCATGTTCATGTACCGCTTTGATGGTGTTGATGAAAAACGTCAGGAACCAAAGATTGCTTTTCGGTGAATTACCCGGTGAGAGCAGATTTTTGCCGGTATTGGTGGTCATGCTCCAGTTATTGTGTTTACCGGAACCGTTGATGCCCGCATAAGGCTTCTCATGCAACAACACTTTGAAATTATGACGACGCGCTACCTTATCCATCAGATCCATCAATAACTGATTATGATCCACGGCGAGATTGATATCTTCAAACACCGGCGCACACTCGAATTGTGATGGGGCTACTTCATTGTGACGTGTCTTGAGCGGAATACCCAGCTTCAATGATTCCACTTCGAAATCCACCATGAACGAATTCACTCTGTCGGGAATAGATCCGAAGTAATGGTCTTCGAGTTGTTGTCCCTTCGCTGCCTCTGCACCAAACAAAGTACGACCTGTCATTTCCAAATCGGGACGAGCGTTGTAGATATCGATGTCAACAAGAAAATATTCCTGTTCAATACCAAGCGTCGACCAAACATTGGTGACATTCTTATCGAAGAACTGACAAACGGGAACCGCAGCCTGATTAAGGGCATGCAGTGCTTTTAATAATGGCGCCTTATAATCAAGGGTTTCGCCGGTATAGGAAACGAAAATAGTAGGGATGCAGAGCGTCTTTCCGGAGGGACTGTCCATGATGAACGCCGGGGAACTGGGATCCCAGGCCGTATAACCACGCGCCTCAAACGTATTGCGAATACCACCACTGGGGAAGGAAGAGGCATCCGGTTCCTGCTGCACAAGCGCGCTGGAGCTGAATGCTTCGATCGCACGACCTTCATCACTGAGTTCAAAGAAAGAATCGTGTTTTTCGGCTGTGGTACCCGTTAGAGGCTGGAACCAGTGTGTATAATGTGTCGCGCCCATGCTCACGGCCCAGTTCTTCATCGCTGCTGCCACGAGTTCTGCTACTTTGCGATCGATACGCTGACCGGTGGTAGTCGCTTCCATCACCTGCTTAAACACCTCTTTGCTGAGATATTTATGCATCT of the Bacteroidota bacterium genome contains:
- a CDS encoding glutamine synthetase III, producing the protein MAILRFRALEKCINRTPVVVVPPAGKVSDYYAVNVFDKEKMHKYLSKEVFKQVMEATTTGQRIDRKVAELVAAAMKNWAVSMGATHYTHWFQPLTGTTAEKHDSFFELSDEGRAIEAFSSSALVQQEPDASSFPSGGIRNTFEARGYTAWDPSSPAFIMDSPSGKTLCIPTIFVSYTGETLDYKAPLLKALHALNQAAVPVCQFFDKNVTNVWSTLGIEQEYFLVDIDIYNARPDLEMTGRTLFGAEAAKGQQLEDHYFGSIPDRVNSFMVDFEVESLKLGIPLKTRHNEVAPSQFECAPVFEDINLAVDHNQLLMDLMDKVARRHNFKVLLHEKPYAGINGSGKHNNWSMTTNTGKNLLSPGNSPKSNLWFLTFFINTIKAVHEHADLLRASIATASNDHRLGANEAPPAIMSIFLGRQLSSVLDEIEKSVNEKKMTPEQKTALKLNIGKIPEILLDNTDRNRTSPFAFTGNKFEFRAVGSSANSAHPMTILNTIVADQLKKFHAEVEAIAKKGIKTDEAVLKVLRKYIVDTKAIRFEGNGYGEEWKKEAKKRGLSNVTTTPPALDAFVTKKSMDLFERNGIFSHRENEARHEIMLETYIKKIQIESRVMGHLASNHIIPAAIKYQHLLVQNVEGMKDIGLPKDTYTTQLELIREISAHLTIIKKNVDEMVEARKKANAIENVRSRAIAYCDKVKAYFDTIRYHVDKLELIVDDECWPLPKIREMVTIR